The Malus domestica chromosome 13, GDT2T_hap1 genome includes a window with the following:
- the LOC103452482 gene encoding inactive leucine-rich repeat receptor-like protein kinase CORYNE: MDRRRRRRSTSEMNNPIARLLLLLLIFCCRQGAVQSQETEPPSPAKHPHSKNELQRIILSIVLGVLTGLICALLTALLVRCFVRYISRTPILKGPVIFSPKIDPKTLQLALASENRLLGSSPNGKYCRTVLDTGLIIAVKQLGPFSECGSPEAQSKAAKRRIQQELEVLAGLRHRHLMSLRAYVREHDRFSLVYDFVPNGSLEDAMNRVRETQLQLSWEVRLRIAVGVIKGLQYLHSYVPQIMHYNLKPTNVMLDSEFEPRLGDYGLAKLAPYLTGATSGYSAPECFQNGRYTDKSDIFSFGMILGVLLTGRDPTDPFFGEAASGGSLGRWLRHLQQAGEAREALDKSIIGEEGEEDDEMLMAVRIAVVCLSDLPAERPSSDELVHMLTQLNSF; encoded by the exons ATggatagaagaagaagaagaagaagcacctCGGAAATGAACAATCCAATCGCAAGGCTTCTCCTTTTGCTATTGATTTTCTGCTGCCGGCAAGGGGCTGTGCAGTCCCAAGAAACCGAACCTCCGTCACCGGCGAAGCATCCCCACTCGAAGAACGAGCTCCAAAGAATCATTCTGAGCATCGTGTTGGGAGTCCTGACCGGACTAATTTGTGCCCTCCTCACTGCACTCTTAGTCCGGTGCTTTGTCCGCTACATCAGCAGAACCCCAATTCTCAAAGGCCCCGTCATATTCTCCCCGAAAATCGACCCCAAAACGCTCCAATTAGCACTAGCTAGTGAAAACCGGTTGCTGGGTTCTAGCCCCAATGGGAAGTACTGCAGGACTGTTCTGGACACCGGGCTGATTATTGCAGTCAAGCAGCTCGGACCCTTTTCAGAGTGTGGCTCGCCGGAGGCTCAGAGCAAGGCAGCGAAGCGGCGGATACAGCAGGAGCTTGAAGTGCTTGCTGGCCTGAGACACAGGCATTTGATGAGCCTGCGGGCTTATGTTCGCGAACACGATAGGTTCTCTTTGGTTTATGATTTTGTGCCTAATGGGAGCTTGGAGGATGCTATGAATAGAGTTAGAGAAACCCAGTTGCAGCTCAGTTGGGAAGTTCGGCTTCGGATTGCTGTCGGGGTGATTAAGGGGCTTCAGTATCTGCATTCGTATGTTCCTCAGATTATGCATTACAATTTAAAGCCTACAAATGTTATGTTGGATTCGGAGTTTGAGCCGAGGTTGGGAGATTACGGGTTGGCCAAGCTTGCGCCTTATTTGACTGGAGCAACATCTGGCTACAGTGCTCCAGAGTGTTTCCAGAATGGCAG GTACACCGATAAGAGCGACATTTTCAGCTTTGGGATGATATTGGGCGTTTTGTTAACCGGAAGAGATCCAACCGATCCCTTCTTTGGGGAAGCAGCTAGTGGTGGAAGTTTAGGGCGCTGGTTGCGGCACTTGCAGCAAGCAGGCGAGGCACGGGAAGCATTAGATAAGAGTATAATAGGGGAAGAAGGGGAGGAAGATGATGAGATGTTGATGGCAGTGCGAATCGCAGTGGTATGCCTATCCGATCTGCCCGCAGAGAGACCCTCAAGCGATGAACTTGTTCACATGCTAACCCAACTGAACAGTTTTTGA
- the LOC139190779 gene encoding PKS-NRPS hybrid synthetase cheA-like produces MEHEINISEASHEDSIQGNTSIGDTEVATTSVVDYTNAFKTDEVFKSKNDLLDWTRTQGKKNNMVIVIKRSDAGGVDRRRKRARITFACERHGKYRSILRKSDINDQNSDANNKKKKEPRNTGTKKCGCPFMLQGVNVGEGDEWKLEVECGVHNHTYSQYLEGHSFVGRLTKEQNELLVDMSTSLVRPKVILNTIKKKDPLNVTTMRTIYNARHYHRTKEKAGRSEMQQLLCKLAEYNYIEHHRSIGVDNVVSDLFWTHPINVDILHCFPHVLIMDCTYKTNRHRFPLLEIVGVTSTNITFSVAFAFIDHEKEDNYTWALTRLKTLMNDDCIPGVIVTDRDLALMNAIRNVFPSTRHLLCRWHINQAVATNCKKLFTLEEVWNMFFNDWQTLVSSSTEEEYLHNWHAFESKFSSFHEGIDYLKTTWLNEHKEKFVAAWTDTCMHFGTKTSNRAESAHSKLKRMISSSQLSFDILWNNIHALLELQHTELKASFEKSRCFVYHGLKHEELRELRGFVSIEALNIIVCEAKRIDSVGDDVVSCGCTLRCTHQLPCAHEIAKYRSSSQPIPIDCIHPRWRKLDMIIEPSAFSPPILPIRALIERFVNWFEGQTNESRRQLCIKIEELMNPSSTTLTEPVKKIKTKGRPRKVDTSTRRLPSAFEIAEALSGHDSQPQPSKKKPRGRPRKLKTYSSILHNPATPTHQYTGQFPEAIKQYITIAIDVLGDGNCGYRVIAEAMGFGQDSWPRIHMHRNSTG; encoded by the exons atggaacacgaaatcAATATTtcggaagcttcacatgag GATAGCATACAAGGCAATACCTCTATAGGGGACACTGAGGTTGCAACAACGAGCGTCGTTGATTACACAAACGCATTTAAAACTGATGAG GTgttcaaaagtaaaaatgatTTGCTTGATTGGACTCGCACCCAAGGAAAAAAGAATAATATGGTTATTGTCATTAAGAGGTCTGACGCGGGAGGGGTTGACCGAAGGAGGAAGAGAGCTCGAATAACATTTGCTTGTGAGAGACATGGCAAATATCGATCCATATTGAGGAAGTCTGATATTAATGACCAAAATTCTGATGCaaataataagaagaagaaagaacccAGGAATACTGGTACCAAAAAATGCGGATGTCCATTTATGTTGCAAGGAGTCAACGTTGGAGAAGGAGATGAGTGGAAATTGGAGGTTGAGTGTGGGGTGCATAACCATACTTATTCACAATATCTTGAAGGGCATTCTTTTGTTGGACGATTAACTAAAGAGCAAAATGAACTTTTAGTTGACATGTCTACAAGTTTAGTGAGACCCAAAGTTATTTTGAACACCATAAAGAAAAAAGATCCACTTAATGTAACAACGATGAGGACAATATACAATGCAAGACACTATCATCGGACAAAAGAAAAAGCAGGGAGATCAGAAATGCAACAGTTGTTATGTAAGTTGGCTGAGTACAACTATATTGAGCATCATCGAAGTATTGGTGTTGATAATGTTGTTAGTGACTTGTTTTGGACTCACCCAATAAATGTCGATATCTTACATTGTTTCCCACATGTACTTATCATGGATTGCACGTACAAGACTAATAGGCATCGTTTTCCACTCCTGGAGATTGTAGGGGTAACTTCAACTAATATTACATTTTCGGTTGCATTTGCTTTCATTGACCATGAGAAGGAAGACAATTACACATGGGCATTGACAAGATTGAAGACTCTAATGAATGATGATTGTATTCCTGGTGTGATTGTCACTGATCGAGATTTAGCACTGATGAATGCCATTCGTAATGTTTTTCCTAGTACTCGACATTTATTGTGTAGATGGCATATAAATCAAGCAGTTGCAACCAATTGCAAGAAACTCTTCACATTAGAGGAGGTTTGGAATATGTTTTTTAATGATTGGCAAACCTTGGTAAGTTCATCAACAGAAGAGGAGTACTTACATAATTGGCATGCCTTTGAATCCAAATTTAGTTCATTTCATGAAGGTATTGATTACTTGAAAACTACATGGCTGAATGAGCACAAGGAAAAGTTTGTGGCTGCATGGACTGACACTTGTATGCATTTTGGTACAAAAACAAGTAACAG GGCGGAAAGTGCACATTCAAAGCTAAAACGGATGATTAGCTCTAGCCAGCTTAGCTTTGATATATTGTGGAATAATATTCACGCGTTATTGGAGTTGCAACACACTGAACTAAAGGCCTCATTTGAGAAGAGTCGATGTTTTGTCTACCATGGTTTGAAGCATGAAGAGTTGAGAGAGTTAAGAGGTTTTGTATCCATTGAAGCATTAAACATAATTGTGTGTGAAGCAAAAAG AATCGACTCAGTTGGTGATGATGTTGTATCATGTGGTTGTACTCTTCGCTGTACACACCAACTCCCATGTGCTCATGAAATTGCAAAGTATAGGAGTAGTAGTCAACCAATTCCAATTGATTGTATACATCCTCGTTGGAGAAAGTTGGACATGATCATTGAACCTTCGGCTTTTAGTCCCCCAATTCTTCCAATAAGAGCACTCATTGAACGGTTTGTCAATTGGTTTGAGGGTCAAACTAATGAATCTAGACGACAACTATGCATTAAAATAGAGGAGTTGATGAACCCAAGTTCTACGACACTTACAGAAccagttaaaaaaattaaaaccaaaggACGTCCACGTAAAGTTGACACTTCTACTCGTCGTTTGCCATCGGCCTTTGAGATTGCAGAAGCTCTTTCAGGTCATGATAGCCAACCACAACCCTCTAAAAAGAAGCCAAGGGGAAGACCACGCAAATTGAAG ACTTATAGCTCAATTTTACACAATCCGGCCACCCCTACGCATCAATATACAGGACAGTTCCCTGAGGCAATAAAGCAATACATTACTATTGCAATTGATGTCCTTGGAGATGGTAATTGTGGATATAGAGTCATAGCTGAGGCAATGGGATTTGGCCAAGATTCATGGCCAAGG ATTCATATGCACCGGAACTCTACTGGATGA